The Streptomyces sp. Je 1-332 genome has a window encoding:
- a CDS encoding ATP-binding protein: MTPSQPPQVPVTERVFAQRFSSTSRGARLARHLTLHRLDAWGIPYDSDASDTAALLVAELAANAVAHGRVPGRDFEMRLSLDAYTLRIDVSDPRGERRPDGAGAAEAPSAWAEGGRGLLLVEALADRWTVLDRLPIGKTVRAELDLRPR; this comes from the coding sequence ATGACGCCCAGCCAGCCTCCCCAAGTGCCCGTCACCGAGCGTGTGTTCGCCCAGCGATTCAGCTCCACTTCACGGGGGGCCCGCCTAGCCCGGCACCTCACCCTGCACCGGCTCGACGCATGGGGCATCCCGTACGACTCCGACGCCTCGGACACCGCCGCCCTGCTGGTGGCCGAGCTGGCAGCCAACGCCGTCGCCCACGGCCGCGTTCCCGGCCGTGACTTCGAGATGCGGCTCAGCCTCGACGCGTACACCCTCCGCATCGACGTGTCGGACCCACGCGGTGAGCGTCGCCCCGACGGGGCGGGAGCCGCCGAGGCCCCGTCGGCGTGGGCGGAGGGCGGGCGCGGACTGTTGCTCGTAGAGGCACTGGCCGACCGGTGGACCGTCCTGGACCGCCTGCCCATCGGCAAGACGGTCCGCGCCGAACTGGACCTGCGTCCTCGTTGA
- the cbiQ gene encoding cobalt ECF transporter T component CbiQ: protein MGAGHAHRLYRPGHSPVHALPPHTKLAAVFCFVLVVVSTPREAMWAFGVYAVLLGVVAYASRVPLPFLLKRLLIEVPFVAFAVLMPFVAEGERVDVLGMSLSVNGLWGAWNVLAKGTLGVAASVLLASTTELRSLLLGLQRLKLPPLLVQIASFMIRYGDVITDEMRRMKIARESRGFEARGVRQWGVLAKSAGALFIRSYERGERVHLAMVSRGYAGSMPVIDEVTASRAQWTYAFALPGAALVVCVLGWML from the coding sequence ATGGGTGCGGGCCACGCCCACCGGCTCTACCGCCCCGGCCACTCACCGGTCCACGCCCTGCCCCCGCACACCAAACTGGCCGCGGTCTTCTGCTTCGTGCTCGTGGTGGTCTCCACGCCGCGCGAGGCCATGTGGGCGTTCGGCGTCTACGCGGTGCTGCTGGGCGTGGTGGCGTACGCGTCCCGCGTTCCGCTCCCCTTCCTCCTCAAGCGGCTGCTCATCGAGGTGCCGTTCGTGGCGTTCGCGGTGCTCATGCCGTTCGTGGCGGAGGGCGAGCGGGTCGACGTACTCGGCATGTCCCTCAGCGTGAACGGCCTGTGGGGCGCCTGGAACGTCCTGGCCAAGGGCACACTCGGCGTCGCGGCATCGGTCCTGCTCGCGTCGACCACCGAACTGCGCTCGCTGCTCCTCGGGTTGCAGCGCCTGAAGCTGCCGCCGCTGCTCGTCCAGATCGCCTCGTTCATGATCCGGTACGGCGACGTGATCACGGACGAGATGCGCCGCATGAAGATCGCCCGCGAGTCCCGCGGTTTCGAGGCGCGGGGCGTGCGCCAGTGGGGCGTCCTGGCGAAGTCCGCGGGCGCGCTCTTCATCCGCTCGTACGAGAGGGGCGAGCGGGTACACCTGGCGATGGTCAGCCGGGGGTACGCCGGTTCGATGCCGGTGATCGACGAGGTCACGGCCTCGCGTGCACAGTGGACGTACGCCTTCGCCCTGCCGGGCGCCGCTCTTGTCGTCTGCGTGTTGGGATGGATGCTGTGA
- a CDS encoding helix-turn-helix transcriptional regulator translates to MTDGAGGSPGCGEPEVSDSLRTFGEVFKAFRKRAGLTQEEFAESVGYSVQTVAKIEQGRRFPQSDFVERAEEALDAFGALRGAARHLSRQPGLASWFRQWARFEAEAVTLWTYECRVIPGLLQTEAYARAVTVSVPPVKDEGQVDQQVAARLERQDLFQRRPPITFSFIIEQALIERRTGGPETTRELIDHLLERAGQFNAELQIMPLLQPDHAGFDGPLQVLESSENRWYGYAEGQRGGLLITDRKEVSIMLQRYARLRSQALTPEDSKGLLKRIRGAL, encoded by the coding sequence ATGACGGACGGTGCGGGCGGGTCGCCGGGCTGCGGTGAGCCGGAGGTGTCGGACAGTCTGCGGACGTTCGGCGAGGTCTTCAAGGCCTTCCGGAAACGGGCGGGCCTGACGCAGGAGGAGTTCGCCGAGTCGGTCGGGTACTCGGTCCAGACGGTCGCCAAGATCGAGCAGGGCCGCCGCTTTCCCCAGTCGGACTTCGTTGAGCGGGCGGAGGAGGCCCTGGATGCGTTTGGCGCGCTGCGGGGTGCGGCGCGGCATCTTTCGCGACAGCCGGGGTTGGCCAGTTGGTTTCGGCAGTGGGCACGGTTTGAGGCTGAGGCGGTCACTCTGTGGACGTACGAGTGCCGGGTCATCCCGGGGCTTCTGCAAACGGAGGCGTACGCGCGGGCGGTGACCGTTAGCGTCCCACCCGTCAAGGATGAAGGGCAGGTCGATCAGCAGGTGGCGGCCCGCCTGGAACGGCAGGACCTCTTCCAGCGACGGCCACCGATCACCTTTAGCTTCATCATTGAGCAGGCGTTGATTGAGCGCCGAACCGGCGGGCCAGAGACGACACGAGAGCTGATCGACCATCTGCTTGAGCGAGCAGGCCAGTTCAACGCTGAGTTGCAGATCATGCCATTGCTACAGCCGGATCATGCAGGGTTCGACGGACCGCTGCAAGTGCTGGAGTCTTCCGAGAACAGGTGGTACGGCTACGCCGAGGGGCAGCGCGGCGGCCTGCTGATTACCGACCGAAAAGAGGTCAGCATCATGCTCCAGCGCTATGCGAGACTGCGCTCACAGGCCCTCACTCCAGAGGACTCCAAGGGCCTCTTGAAGCGGATACGAGGAGCGCTATGA
- a CDS encoding MMPL family transporter yields MATFLYKLGRLAFRRRHFVALIWVALLTLAGVGAASAPTAASSSFSIPGTEAQKAFDLLEERAPEASADGASAKVVFKAPDGEKITDSANKAEIEKTVAALKSGSDEVARAESPFKTKTVSKDGSTAYASVSYEVTSMELTDESRDALEKTTDEARESGLTVEVGGDALQAMPETGATEIIGIAVAAVVLVITFGSLIAAGLPLLTALIGVGIGVSTITALASALDLGTTTSTLAMMIGLAVGIDYALFIVSRFRGELADGRDREEAAGRAVGTAGSAVVFAGLTVVIALVGLAVVNIPMLTKMGFAAAGTVVIAVLIALTLIPALLGYAGKRVKPTGEKSKVLGGGRKKAEAAADAEPKDNLGTRWARFVVRRPLTVLLVGVIGLGAAALPVSSLELGLPDDGSQPTSTTQRKAYDLVSDGFGPGFNGPLMTVADLKGSDDPKAAAGEITKTISGLDDVLSVAPPMINKAGDTAIISVVPSSKPSGIETENLVHAIRDAGGEIKSDTGASVMVTGTTAMNIDVSEKLNDALLPYLALVVGLAFLLLIVVFRSVLVPLKAALGFLLSVLAALGAVVAVFQWGWLGSLFGVEQTGPIMSMMPIFMVGVVFGLAMDYEVFLVTRMREAYVHGERPGQAIVTGFRHGARVVSAAAVIMMAVFAGFIGSSEQMVKMIGFGLAIAVFFDAFIVRMTLVPAVLALLGKKAWWLPRWLDRALPNVDVEGEGLRDLDASGRPGSDEDRELSRV; encoded by the coding sequence GTGGCCACTTTCCTCTACAAACTCGGCCGACTCGCCTTCAGGCGACGGCACTTCGTCGCCCTGATATGGGTGGCGCTCCTGACGCTCGCCGGAGTCGGCGCCGCGTCCGCGCCCACCGCTGCGTCCAGCTCCTTCTCCATTCCGGGTACGGAGGCCCAGAAGGCCTTCGACCTCCTCGAGGAGCGCGCACCCGAAGCCAGCGCGGACGGTGCGAGCGCCAAGGTCGTCTTCAAGGCGCCGGACGGCGAGAAGATCACCGACTCGGCCAACAAGGCCGAGATCGAGAAGACCGTCGCCGCGCTCAAGTCCGGTTCGGACGAGGTCGCGCGGGCGGAAAGCCCCTTCAAGACCAAGACGGTCAGCAAGGACGGCTCCACGGCGTACGCGTCGGTCTCGTACGAGGTCACCTCGATGGAGCTGACCGACGAGAGCCGTGACGCGCTGGAGAAGACGACCGACGAGGCGCGGGAGTCCGGGCTGACGGTCGAGGTCGGCGGTGACGCGCTGCAGGCGATGCCCGAGACCGGGGCCACCGAGATCATCGGCATCGCCGTCGCCGCCGTCGTTCTCGTCATCACCTTCGGCTCGCTGATCGCGGCGGGTCTGCCGCTGCTCACCGCGCTGATCGGCGTGGGCATCGGTGTCTCCACGATCACCGCGCTGGCCAGCGCGCTCGACCTGGGGACGACGACCTCCACGCTCGCCATGATGATCGGCCTCGCGGTCGGCATCGACTACGCGCTCTTCATCGTCTCCCGCTTCCGGGGCGAACTCGCCGACGGACGGGACCGCGAGGAGGCGGCGGGGCGTGCCGTCGGGACCGCTGGTTCGGCCGTCGTCTTCGCCGGGCTCACCGTGGTCATCGCGCTGGTCGGCCTCGCCGTGGTGAACATCCCGATGCTCACCAAGATGGGCTTCGCGGCGGCGGGCACGGTGGTCATCGCGGTGCTCATCGCGCTCACCCTGATCCCGGCGCTGCTCGGTTACGCGGGCAAGAGGGTCAAGCCGACGGGCGAGAAGAGCAAGGTGCTCGGCGGCGGCCGTAAGAAGGCCGAAGCCGCGGCGGACGCCGAGCCGAAGGACAACCTCGGCACCCGGTGGGCCCGCTTCGTCGTGCGCCGCCCGCTGACGGTGCTGCTGGTCGGTGTCATCGGCCTCGGCGCCGCGGCGCTGCCCGTCTCCTCCCTCGAACTGGGCCTCCCGGACGACGGCTCGCAGCCGACGTCCACGACCCAGCGCAAGGCGTACGACCTGGTCTCCGACGGCTTCGGCCCCGGCTTCAACGGCCCGCTGATGACGGTCGCCGACCTCAAGGGAAGCGACGACCCGAAGGCCGCCGCAGGCGAGATCACCAAGACGATCTCCGGACTCGACGACGTCCTCTCGGTCGCTCCGCCGATGATCAACAAAGCGGGCGACACGGCGATCATCAGCGTCGTCCCGTCCTCCAAGCCCAGCGGCATCGAGACCGAGAACCTCGTGCACGCGATCCGCGACGCGGGCGGCGAGATCAAGTCCGACACGGGCGCGAGCGTCATGGTCACCGGCACGACGGCCATGAACATCGACGTCTCCGAGAAGCTGAACGACGCCCTGCTGCCCTACCTGGCCCTGGTCGTCGGCCTCGCCTTCCTCCTCCTGATCGTCGTCTTCCGCTCCGTCCTGGTCCCGCTCAAGGCGGCACTCGGCTTCCTGCTCTCGGTCCTCGCGGCTCTGGGCGCGGTCGTCGCGGTCTTCCAGTGGGGCTGGCTCGGCTCGCTCTTCGGCGTGGAGCAGACGGGCCCGATCATGTCGATGATGCCGATCTTCATGGTGGGCGTCGTCTTCGGCCTCGCGATGGACTACGAGGTGTTCCTCGTGACGCGCATGCGAGAGGCGTACGTCCACGGGGAGCGGCCCGGCCAGGCGATCGTGACCGGCTTCCGGCACGGTGCACGGGTGGTCTCGGCCGCCGCGGTGATCATGATGGCGGTCTTCGCGGGCTTCATCGGCTCCAGCGAGCAGATGGTCAAGATGATCGGCTTCGGGCTCGCGATCGCCGTCTTCTTCGACGCGTTCATCGTGCGCATGACGCTGGTCCCCGCGGTGCTCGCGCTGCTCGGCAAGAAGGCGTGGTGGCTGCCGAGGTGGCTGGACCGGGCGTTGCCGAATGTCGATGTGGAGGGCGAGGGGCTGCGTGACCTCGATGCCTCCGGTCGCCCGGGGTCGGACGAGGACCGGGAGCTCTCGCGCGTCTGA
- a CDS encoding ABC transporter ATP-binding protein, whose product MDAVTDTAASLEVSGLAFAYPDGHQALFGVDIRIGRGERVALLGPNGAGKTTLVLHLNGILTGGAGTVTVAGLPVGKKHMAEIRRRVGIVFQDPDDQLFMPTVREDVAFGPAAAGLRGPELEARVHKALAQVGMAEFADRPPHHLSFGQRRRVAVATVLAMEPEILVLDEPSSNLDPASRRELADILRSLDVTVLMVTHDLPYALELCPRALILSEGVIAADGPTGELLGDEALMGAHRLELPFGFDPKTVKVNG is encoded by the coding sequence ATGGATGCTGTGACGGACACCGCTGCTTCGCTGGAGGTCTCGGGCCTCGCCTTCGCCTACCCCGACGGGCACCAGGCGCTCTTCGGCGTCGACATAAGGATCGGCCGTGGCGAGCGGGTGGCGCTGCTCGGCCCGAACGGCGCGGGCAAGACGACGCTCGTCCTGCACCTGAACGGCATCCTGACGGGCGGCGCGGGCACGGTCACCGTCGCCGGCCTCCCCGTGGGCAAGAAGCACATGGCAGAGATCAGGCGCCGGGTCGGCATCGTCTTCCAGGACCCGGACGACCAGCTGTTCATGCCGACGGTGCGGGAGGACGTGGCGTTCGGCCCGGCGGCGGCCGGGCTGCGCGGCCCCGAGCTGGAGGCCAGGGTCCACAAGGCCCTTGCCCAGGTGGGAATGGCGGAGTTCGCGGACCGCCCGCCGCACCACCTCTCCTTCGGCCAGCGCAGGCGGGTCGCGGTGGCGACGGTCCTCGCGATGGAGCCGGAGATCCTGGTCCTCGACGAACCGTCCTCGAACCTGGACCCGGCCTCACGCCGCGAACTGGCCGACATCCTGCGCTCGTTGGACGTGACGGTCCTCATGGTCACGCACGACCTGCCCTACGCACTCGAACTCTGCCCCAGGGCCCTGATCCTGAGCGAGGGCGTCATCGCGGCGGACGGCCCGACGGGAGAGCTGCTCGGCGACGAGGCCTTGATGGGAGCGCACCGGCTCGAACTCCCCTTTGGCTTCGATCCGAAGACGGTGAAGGTGAACGGCTAG
- a CDS encoding lipase yields MPVARTARRHLRVTTVATVVATILAGAGVAAAESRTATAPSSTAAPQRGTLLSAELLYTLTSRKDSAAELTSSGYDPGAARHGVDAYRLVYRTIDAKGRPTTASGLFTLPRGVQGRLPTVSFAHGTGVHRIDAPSMQRKVFLTGPSITYASAGFATVAPDYLGMGTGPGKHPWMDVPSETTASLDLLRAARQFTPRTGRTLDRDVLVTGFSQGASAALGLGRALQAGEDRHFRLGALAPISGAYDFAGAEIPALLADDGELEPRSSMAYAAYTLVAFDRVHDVYENPGEVFRDPAVEELFDGMHTGPQMISALPRTLDELLTPYGRDLLASPKGGLAAGLRATDSVCKDWKPEAPTRLYMAQGDEQATVRNTANCAADFRKRGIGVPVVDLGAVDHQKSRHLGSNVRGTAEVVRWFSTLR; encoded by the coding sequence ATGCCTGTCGCCCGAACCGCGCGCCGCCACCTGCGAGTCACCACAGTCGCGACCGTCGTCGCCACGATCCTCGCCGGGGCGGGCGTCGCCGCCGCCGAATCACGGACAGCTACCGCTCCCTCTTCCACGGCTGCCCCTCAGCGCGGCACGCTGCTCTCCGCCGAGTTGCTCTACACCCTCACGTCACGCAAGGACTCCGCAGCCGAGCTCACCTCCTCCGGGTACGACCCCGGCGCCGCCCGCCACGGCGTGGACGCCTACCGCCTCGTTTACCGCACCATCGACGCCAAGGGCCGACCCACCACTGCAAGCGGTCTTTTCACCCTCCCCCGCGGGGTCCAAGGACGTCTTCCCACCGTCTCGTTCGCCCACGGCACCGGCGTCCACCGCATCGACGCGCCCTCGATGCAGCGGAAGGTGTTCCTGACCGGCCCCTCCATCACGTACGCCTCCGCAGGCTTCGCCACCGTCGCACCCGATTACCTCGGCATGGGCACAGGCCCCGGCAAGCATCCCTGGATGGACGTGCCGTCCGAGACCACGGCCTCCCTGGATCTGCTCCGCGCCGCCCGGCAGTTCACACCGCGTACCGGACGCACCCTGGACCGTGACGTCCTGGTCACCGGCTTCTCACAGGGTGCGTCGGCCGCGCTCGGGCTCGGCAGGGCCCTCCAGGCGGGCGAGGACCGGCACTTCAGACTCGGTGCCCTCGCCCCCATCAGCGGGGCCTACGACTTCGCAGGTGCGGAGATCCCGGCGCTGCTCGCGGACGACGGCGAGTTGGAGCCGAGGTCGAGCATGGCGTACGCCGCGTACACCTTGGTCGCCTTCGACCGCGTCCACGATGTGTACGAGAACCCGGGCGAGGTGTTCCGCGACCCCGCCGTGGAAGAACTCTTCGACGGTATGCACACCGGCCCGCAGATGATCAGCGCACTGCCCCGCACGCTGGACGAACTGCTGACGCCGTACGGACGCGATCTGCTGGCCAGCCCGAAGGGCGGCCTCGCGGCCGGACTGCGGGCGACCGACAGCGTGTGCAAGGACTGGAAGCCCGAGGCCCCGACCCGGCTCTACATGGCGCAGGGCGACGAGCAGGCGACCGTCCGGAACACGGCCAACTGCGCCGCGGACTTCCGGAAGAGGGGAATCGGGGTGCCGGTCGTCGACCTCGGCGCCGTCGACCACCAGAAGTCACGGCACCTCGGCTCGAACGTGCGGGGAACAGCGGAGGTGGTGCGCTGGTTCAGCACGCTCCGATAA
- a CDS encoding energy-coupling factor ABC transporter permease, translated as MHVPDGFINAPVSAVTGVIAAGAVAVSLRGARRELGGTSRSESGGERTAPLAGLVAAFIFAVQMLNFPVAAGTSGHLLGGALAAILVGPYTGVLCVSVVLLMQGVLFADGGLTALGVNITDMAVVTTVVAYLTFRGLVKVLPRSRRSITASSFVAALISVPAAAVAFTFLYALGGTTDVSIGKVATAMVGVHVLIGIGEAAITALTVGAVIAVRPDLVYGARGLTQKLKLRVGGELVDAPEPAEEPAPAPVAARSHRKVWIAGLVTSLVLAGFVSFYASANPDGLEKVAADKGIDKKAEEHATSDSPLADYGVKDITDARLSGGLAGVIGVGVTVVAGSAVFWALRRRRSTDTDPASTASVSETSETPEKA; from the coding sequence ATGCATGTCCCCGACGGATTCATCAACGCACCCGTCTCCGCCGTCACCGGGGTCATCGCCGCCGGGGCGGTCGCCGTCAGCCTCCGAGGCGCACGGCGCGAACTTGGGGGCACCTCCCGCTCGGAGAGTGGGGGAGAGCGGACCGCGCCGCTGGCCGGCCTCGTGGCCGCCTTCATCTTCGCGGTGCAGATGCTGAACTTCCCGGTCGCCGCCGGGACCAGCGGACATCTGCTCGGCGGAGCCCTCGCCGCGATACTCGTCGGCCCCTACACGGGCGTCCTGTGCGTGTCCGTCGTACTCCTCATGCAAGGCGTCCTCTTCGCCGACGGCGGCCTCACCGCGCTCGGCGTGAACATCACGGACATGGCCGTCGTCACCACCGTCGTGGCCTATCTCACCTTCCGCGGCCTGGTGAAGGTGCTCCCGCGCAGCCGCCGCTCCATCACCGCATCCTCCTTCGTCGCCGCGCTCATCTCCGTGCCCGCCGCGGCCGTCGCCTTCACGTTCCTCTACGCGCTCGGCGGCACGACCGACGTCTCCATCGGCAAGGTCGCCACCGCCATGGTCGGCGTCCACGTCCTGATCGGCATCGGCGAGGCGGCCATCACCGCACTCACCGTCGGCGCCGTCATCGCGGTCCGCCCCGACCTCGTGTACGGCGCCCGCGGCCTGACCCAGAAGCTCAAGCTCCGCGTCGGCGGCGAACTGGTCGACGCCCCGGAGCCGGCCGAGGAGCCCGCCCCCGCCCCCGTCGCCGCCCGCTCGCACCGCAAGGTATGGATCGCGGGCCTGGTCACCTCCCTCGTCCTCGCCGGCTTCGTCAGCTTCTACGCCTCCGCGAACCCCGACGGCCTGGAGAAGGTCGCCGCCGACAAGGGCATCGACAAGAAGGCCGAGGAGCACGCCACCTCGGACTCCCCGCTCGCCGACTACGGCGTCAAGGACATCACCGACGCCCGCCTCTCCGGCGGCCTCGCGGGTGTGATCGGCGTCGGTGTCACCGTCGTCGCGGGCTCGGCGGTCTTCTGGGCGCTGCGTCGCCGCCGTTCGACGGACACGGACCCGGCGTCCACGGCTTCCGTCTCCGAGACCTCCGAGACCCCCGAGAAAGCCTGA
- a CDS encoding DMT family transporter — translation MTPLVTAAVLLAAVTHASWNAIAHHITDKLVGFTLISGGGLLIGLLIAPFAAIPAAGAWPYLIVSALIHVGYYALLMKSFKLGDFGQAYPIARGTAPLVVTVLAAVFAGEIPDGWQAAGVAVSCAGLTGLALWGIRGTGRRPDWAAIGAALATGVSIAAYTVVDGLGVRASGSSMGYIAWLMILEGLAIPVYAAYRWRGAFVPRLRPFAAVGLLGAALSVAAYGLVLWAQTKADLAPISALRESSIIVGAAIGAIFFKEKFGAPRLAAAGLMVVGIGLMLHAG, via the coding sequence GTGACGCCGCTGGTCACGGCGGCGGTCCTGCTTGCCGCCGTCACGCACGCGAGCTGGAACGCGATCGCGCACCACATCACGGACAAGCTGGTCGGCTTCACGCTGATCTCGGGCGGCGGCCTGCTGATCGGCCTGCTCATAGCCCCGTTCGCGGCGATACCGGCGGCAGGCGCATGGCCGTACCTGATCGTCTCGGCCCTGATCCACGTCGGCTATTACGCCCTGCTCATGAAGTCGTTCAAGCTGGGCGACTTCGGCCAGGCGTACCCGATCGCCCGCGGCACGGCGCCCCTGGTGGTCACGGTCCTCGCGGCTGTCTTCGCGGGCGAGATCCCGGACGGCTGGCAGGCGGCGGGCGTCGCGGTCTCCTGCGCGGGCCTGACGGGGTTGGCGCTCTGGGGCATACGCGGCACGGGCCGCCGCCCCGACTGGGCGGCGATCGGCGCGGCGCTCGCGACGGGTGTCTCGATCGCGGCGTACACGGTGGTGGACGGACTCGGCGTACGGGCCTCCGGCTCCTCCATGGGCTACATCGCGTGGCTGATGATCCTGGAGGGGTTGGCGATCCCGGTGTACGCGGCGTACCGCTGGCGCGGGGCTTTCGTGCCCCGCCTGCGCCCGTTCGCGGCGGTGGGCCTACTGGGGGCGGCCCTCTCCGTGGCGGCGTACGGCCTGGTCCTGTGGGCCCAGACGAAGGCGGACCTGGCGCCCATCTCGGCACTCCGCGAGTCGTCGATCATCGTGGGCGCGGCGATAGGCGCGATCTTCTTCAAGGAGAAGTTCGGAGCGCCGAGGCTGGCGGCGGCGGGTCTGATGGTGGTGGGGATCGGGCTGATGCTGCACGCGGGGTGA
- a CDS encoding DUF397 domain-containing protein, whose protein sequence is MSTSELAWFKSSYSGSEGDDCVEVALSWRKSSYSSGSQGDCVEVATCPDTVHVRDSKVQHSPQLVVRAGTWQSFVSYARHATNATQG, encoded by the coding sequence ATGAGCACGTCCGAACTGGCCTGGTTCAAGAGCAGTTACAGCGGCTCCGAGGGTGACGACTGCGTCGAGGTAGCCCTTTCCTGGCGCAAGTCCAGCTACAGCAGCGGCAGCCAGGGCGACTGCGTCGAGGTCGCCACCTGCCCCGACACTGTGCACGTGCGGGACTCCAAGGTGCAGCACAGCCCCCAACTCGTTGTCCGCGCCGGGACTTGGCAGAGCTTCGTCTCGTACGCGAGGCATGCGACGAACGCGACGCAGGGCTGA
- a CDS encoding TetR/AcrR family transcriptional regulator: MAEAATARRSRITPEREAELYAAALDLLREVGYEALTMDAIAARTKSSKATLYRQWGSKPELIARALRHNKPVSIEDIDTGSLRGDLLEMANRSDDCQMERDAALMRSLFHVIHGNPELHQALRQLLIEPEITGLNALLRRAVERGEVAPDNPALDFVIHMMVGGFVARDLIEDRTVDREFLRSYVDAVILPALGV; this comes from the coding sequence ATGGCTGAGGCGGCAACGGCGCGGCGCAGCCGGATCACACCCGAGCGCGAGGCCGAGCTCTACGCGGCCGCGCTCGACCTGCTCCGCGAGGTCGGGTACGAAGCGCTCACGATGGACGCCATCGCGGCCCGCACGAAATCCAGCAAGGCCACCCTCTACCGCCAGTGGGGGAGCAAGCCCGAGCTGATCGCCAGGGCGCTGCGGCACAACAAGCCGGTGTCCATCGAGGACATCGACACCGGATCCCTGCGCGGCGATCTGCTGGAAATGGCGAACCGTTCGGACGACTGTCAGATGGAGCGGGACGCCGCGCTGATGCGGAGCCTGTTCCACGTCATCCACGGAAATCCCGAACTCCACCAGGCGCTGCGGCAGTTGCTCATCGAGCCGGAGATCACCGGCCTGAACGCACTGCTGCGCAGGGCCGTGGAGCGGGGTGAAGTGGCCCCGGACAACCCTGCGTTGGACTTCGTCATCCACATGATGGTCGGCGGCTTCGTCGCCCGTGACCTGATCGAGGACCGCACGGTCGACCGTGAGTTCCTCCGTTCCTACGTCGACGCCGTGATCCTCCCCGCTCTCGGCGTCTGA
- a CDS encoding DUF397 domain-containing protein: protein MSTSELTWFKSSYSGSQGDDCVEVALCWHKSTYSSGSDGDCVEVAACPETVHVRDSKVQHGPQLAVTAEMWRSFLPYATAAL, encoded by the coding sequence ATGAGCACGTCCGAACTGACCTGGTTCAAGAGCAGTTACAGCGGCTCGCAGGGCGACGACTGCGTCGAGGTAGCCCTCTGCTGGCACAAGTCCACCTACAGCAGCGGCAGCGACGGCGACTGCGTCGAGGTCGCCGCGTGCCCCGAGACCGTGCACGTACGGGACTCCAAGGTGCAGCACGGCCCGCAACTCGCCGTCACTGCCGAGATGTGGCGGAGTTTCCTGCCGTACGCGACGGCAGCGCTATGA
- a CDS encoding SsgA family sporulation/cell division regulator, producing the protein MSAVEQFARAHVVTDSPEDQLTVPAVLRYDPEADPQAVRIGLPGSHEGSHEWTFARQLLEQGLRAPTTSGDVHIWPCGRVQTVMEFHSAQGVAVVQFDASALIRFLRRTYAATPVAH; encoded by the coding sequence ATGTCCGCAGTAGAGCAGTTCGCACGTGCCCACGTCGTCACGGACTCCCCAGAGGACCAGCTCACCGTCCCCGCCGTCCTCCGGTACGACCCGGAGGCCGACCCGCAGGCGGTGCGGATCGGCCTCCCCGGTTCTCACGAAGGCTCCCACGAGTGGACGTTCGCGAGGCAACTGCTCGAACAGGGCCTGCGAGCCCCGACCACCAGCGGTGACGTACACATCTGGCCCTGTGGCCGGGTCCAGACGGTCATGGAGTTCCACTCGGCGCAGGGGGTGGCGGTCGTACAGTTCGACGCGTCGGCACTGATCCGCTTCCTGCGCCGCACATACGCCGCCACCCCAGTGGCCCACTGA
- a CDS encoding YbaK/EbsC family protein, translating to MSATESPAHPRFAAALTELGLADLVSEVRRFPEATRTAQEAAAAIGCELSQICKSLIFAADGVPVLVLMDGASRVDLELVRWELCAAKVTRAKADVVRETTGYAIGGVPPFGHATRTRVLADRSLLDHEVVWAAAGTPYAVFPMAPKTLISHANGTLVDVRELAK from the coding sequence ATGAGCGCTACAGAGTCCCCCGCCCACCCCCGTTTCGCCGCGGCCCTGACCGAGCTGGGCCTCGCTGACCTGGTCAGCGAGGTCCGCCGCTTCCCGGAGGCGACCCGCACCGCCCAGGAGGCCGCCGCCGCCATCGGCTGCGAGCTGAGCCAGATCTGCAAGTCACTGATCTTCGCGGCGGACGGCGTCCCGGTCCTGGTCCTGATGGACGGCGCCTCGCGGGTCGACCTGGAGCTCGTACGGTGGGAGCTGTGCGCGGCGAAGGTGACGCGCGCGAAGGCGGACGTCGTCCGGGAGACCACGGGTTACGCGATCGGCGGCGTACCGCCTTTCGGCCACGCGACGAGGACCCGGGTCCTCGCGGACCGCTCCCTCCTCGACCACGAGGTGGTGTGGGCGGCGGCGGGCACCCCGTACGCGGTCTTCCCCATGGCGCCCAAAACCCTGATCTCCCACGCGAACGGCACCCTGGTGGACGTGCGCGAGCTCGCCAAGTGA